The following coding sequences are from one Lycium ferocissimum isolate CSIRO_LF1 chromosome 3, AGI_CSIRO_Lferr_CH_V1, whole genome shotgun sequence window:
- the LOC132050561 gene encoding uncharacterized protein LOC132050561 isoform X41 → MENSPNSDDSKKVQISSDRRTRSQTLAVRKEPKKTLSLFLKKNKVYGKNHVKKSKKRKRLKNSSNLGVVVAKRRKVYDEEKEKSEDLEIGDFYVKPKKRYNPRVGAHTNVDIVNLLNEKLDAKQIQMFRETCFGHFLDLPHVVVQHQLIHHLLLKEVVEEEEDALWISIKDVSLRFGLVEFGLITGLKCTGDADKCYDSDGAGRLVDTYFSDFSELTRVPKQSLIDCFLKKRWKSDEDAVKIAVLYFIHTFLFSTVNRKQISRDEIELVESGAYETYPWGKVVFKATLESMKGKLQGKPSMYRLGGLPLAFQCWFYECCPYVNNKIAFRIDDKVPRILSWKVTKQPSFKELSRGIFNKRRDDQLKLRNISPTEFEKTTLGLPESVEIERVNEVASGDGAEVHISDEDVISALPLASWKLPKTKPDPPLKNVNWRTEFKRLSDGQSELKSEIQMLNKEFASLKDCMTASFANIFKAIESLSKKQGEKTAYEFEQLDEGNDPHDRHGDSDSSEFSASEGQENGKDSMGDKDNNEKANEGAMGDVEKANEGARDDVEKANGVAMGDVEKANEGAMGDQENNEKANEGAMGDVEKANEGAMGDVEKANEGARHDVEKANEGAMGDMSNNEKANEGAMGDVEKANEGATGDVEVGETPGDPVEEVERMDVSKSQILPDTCEVSDHITPEQLTKPSHPEPVPENQGDTGVEDSSKRSSNIVDNVDYSLLTEFDKWVGEGMKKQS, encoded by the exons ATGGAGAATTCACCTAATTCTGATGATTCAAAAAAAGTACAAATTTCAAGTGATAGAAGAACTCGATCTCAAACACTTGCTGTTCGAAAAGAACCCAAAAAAACCCTAAGtttgttcttgaaaaaaaacaaagtatatggaaaaaatcatgtgaaaaaaagtaaaaagaggAAAAGGTTAAAGAATAGTAGTaatttgggtgttgttgttgctaAAAGGAGAAAAGTTTATGatgaagagaaggagaaaagcGAAGATTTGGAG ATTGGCGATTTTTATGTTAAACCAAAGAAGCGTTACAACCCAAGGGTTGGGGCACACACTAATGTTGATATCGTTAACTTGTTAAATGAGAAGTTGGACGCTAAGCAGATTCAGATGTTCAGGGAAACCTGCTTCGGGCATTTTCTTGATTTGCCCCATGTAGTGGTTCAGCATCAGTTGATACACCACCTATTGCTGAAGGAGGTGGTTGAGGAGGAAGAGGATGCGTTGTGGATATCAATTAAAGATGTCAGTCTGCGTTTTGGGCTTGTTGAGTTTGGTCTTATCACCGGGTTAAAGTGTACTGGCGATGCTGATAAATGCTATGATTCCGATGGAGCAGGCCGGTTAGTTGATACGTACTTTTCTGACTTTTCGGAGCTTACCAGGGTACCTAAGCAATCCTTAATTGACTGCTTCCTTAAAAAGAGATGGAAATCTGATGAGGATGCAGTCAAGATTGCTGTCCTATATTTCATACACACATTTTTGTTCTCCACTGTGAATCGTAAACAGATCTCGAGGGATGAAATTGAGCTTGTTGAGAGCGGTGCGTATGAAACGTATCCTTGGGGGAAAGTTGTCTTTAAAGCCACGCTGGAGTCTATGAAGGGTAAGTTGCAGGGGAAGCCTTCGATGTACAGGCTTGGTGGATTACCATTGGCATTCCAGTGTTGGTTTTATGAGTGTTGCCCTTATGTTAATAATAAGATTGCTTTCCGAATTGATGACAAAGTGCCCCGCATACTTAGTTGGAAAGTTACAAAGCAGCCAAGTTTTAAGGAATTGTCGCGTGGGATTTTCAATAAGAGGCGGGATGATCAG ttgaAGCTGAGGAATATATCTCCAacagaatttgagaaaacaacACTTGGTTTGCCCGAATCAGTTGAAATTGAGAGGGTTAACGAGGTAGCATCTGGAGATGGTGCTGAAGTTCATATTAGTGATGAAGACGTTATCAGTGCACTTCCTCTAGCAAGTTGGAAGCTGCCTAAAACCAAACCTGACCCCCCCTTGAAAAATGTTAACTGGAGGACCGAGTTCAAAAGACTGTCGGACGGACAGTCGGAGTTGAAGAGTGAGATTCAGATG CTCAACAAGGAGTTTGCATCGCTCAAGGACTGCATGACGGCATCctttgcaaatatttttaaagccATCGAGTCTCTGTCgaagaaacaaggagaaaagaCTGCTTACGAG ttTGAACAGCTTGATGAAGGAAATGACCCCCATGACAGACATGGCGATAGCGATTCTAGTGAGTTCAGTGCTAGTGAAGGGCAAGAGAATGGCAAGGACTCTATGGGTGACAAGGACAATAATGAGAAAGCGAATGAAG GTGCTATGGGTGATGTTGAGAAAGCGAATGAAGGTGCTAGGGATGATGTTGAGAAAGCGAATGGCGTTGCTATGGGTGATGTGGAGAAAGCGAATGAAG GTGCTATGGGTGACCAGGAAAATAATGAGAAAGCGAATGAAGGTGCTATGGGTGATGTTGAGAAAGCGAATGAAGGTGCTATGGGTGATGTCGAGAAAGCGAATGAAGGTGCTAGGCATGATGTTGAGAAAGCGAATGAAGGTGCTATGGGTGACATGAGCAATAATGAGAAAGCGAATGAAGGTGCTATGGGTGATGTTGAGAAAGCGAATGAAGGTGCTACCGGTGATGTTGAGGTGGGGGAGACACCTGGAGATCCTGTGGAGGAGGTCGAAAGGATGGACGTATCCAAGTCTCAGATTCTTCCAGATACATGTGAGGTGTCAGATCACATCACACCGGAACAGTTGACAAAACCAAGCCATCCCGAACCAGTTCCTGAAAACCAAGGTGACACCGGTGTTGAAGATTCTTCCAAGAGGTCGAGcaatattgttgataatgttgaTTATAGTTTGTTGACCGAGTTTGATAAGTGGGTTGGTGAAGGGATGAAGAAACAAAGCTAG
- the LOC132050561 gene encoding uncharacterized protein LOC132050561 isoform X12 encodes MENSPNSDDSKKVQISSDRRTRSQTLAVRKEPKKTLSLFLKKNKVYGKNHVKKSKKRKRLKNSSNLGVVVAKRRKVYDEEKEKSEDLEIGDFYVKPKKRYNPRVGAHTNVDIVNLLNEKLDAKQIQMFRETCFGHFLDLPHVVVQHQLIHHLLLKEVVEEEEDALWISIKDVSLRFGLVEFGLITGLKCTGDADKCYDSDGAGRLVDTYFSDFSELTRVPKQSLIDCFLKKRWKSDEDAVKIAVLYFIHTFLFSTVNRKQISRDEIELVESGAYETYPWGKVVFKATLESMKGKLQGKPSMYRLGGLPLAFQCWFYECCPYVNNKIAFRIDDKVPRILSWKVTKQPSFKELSRGIFNKRRDDQLKLRNISPTEFEKTTLGLPESVEIERVNEVASGDGAEVHISDEDVISALPLASWKLPKTKPDPPLKNVNWRTEFKRLSDGQSELKSEIQMLNKEFASLKDCMTASFANIFKAIESLSKKQGEKTAYEFEQLDEGNDPHDRHGDSDSSEFSASEGQENGKDSMGDKDNNEKANEGAMGDVEKANEVAMGDVDKANEGAMGDVEKANEVAMGDKENNEKANEGAMGDVEEANEGARDDVEKANEVAMGDVEKANEGAMGDVEKANEVAMGDRENNEKANEGAMGDVEDVNEGARDDVEKANDVAMGDVEKANEGTMGDVEKTNEVAMGDKENNEKENEGAMGDVEKANEGARDDVEKANGVAMGDVEKANEGAMGDQENNEKANEGAMGDVEKANEGAMGDVEKANEGARHDVEKANEGAMGDMSNNEKANEGAMGDVEKANEGATGDVEVGETPGDPVEEVERMDVSKSQILPDTCEVSDHITPEQLTKPSHPEPVPENQGDTGVEDSSKRSSNIVDNVDYSLLTEFDKWVGEGMKKQS; translated from the exons ATGGAGAATTCACCTAATTCTGATGATTCAAAAAAAGTACAAATTTCAAGTGATAGAAGAACTCGATCTCAAACACTTGCTGTTCGAAAAGAACCCAAAAAAACCCTAAGtttgttcttgaaaaaaaacaaagtatatggaaaaaatcatgtgaaaaaaagtaaaaagaggAAAAGGTTAAAGAATAGTAGTaatttgggtgttgttgttgctaAAAGGAGAAAAGTTTATGatgaagagaaggagaaaagcGAAGATTTGGAG ATTGGCGATTTTTATGTTAAACCAAAGAAGCGTTACAACCCAAGGGTTGGGGCACACACTAATGTTGATATCGTTAACTTGTTAAATGAGAAGTTGGACGCTAAGCAGATTCAGATGTTCAGGGAAACCTGCTTCGGGCATTTTCTTGATTTGCCCCATGTAGTGGTTCAGCATCAGTTGATACACCACCTATTGCTGAAGGAGGTGGTTGAGGAGGAAGAGGATGCGTTGTGGATATCAATTAAAGATGTCAGTCTGCGTTTTGGGCTTGTTGAGTTTGGTCTTATCACCGGGTTAAAGTGTACTGGCGATGCTGATAAATGCTATGATTCCGATGGAGCAGGCCGGTTAGTTGATACGTACTTTTCTGACTTTTCGGAGCTTACCAGGGTACCTAAGCAATCCTTAATTGACTGCTTCCTTAAAAAGAGATGGAAATCTGATGAGGATGCAGTCAAGATTGCTGTCCTATATTTCATACACACATTTTTGTTCTCCACTGTGAATCGTAAACAGATCTCGAGGGATGAAATTGAGCTTGTTGAGAGCGGTGCGTATGAAACGTATCCTTGGGGGAAAGTTGTCTTTAAAGCCACGCTGGAGTCTATGAAGGGTAAGTTGCAGGGGAAGCCTTCGATGTACAGGCTTGGTGGATTACCATTGGCATTCCAGTGTTGGTTTTATGAGTGTTGCCCTTATGTTAATAATAAGATTGCTTTCCGAATTGATGACAAAGTGCCCCGCATACTTAGTTGGAAAGTTACAAAGCAGCCAAGTTTTAAGGAATTGTCGCGTGGGATTTTCAATAAGAGGCGGGATGATCAG ttgaAGCTGAGGAATATATCTCCAacagaatttgagaaaacaacACTTGGTTTGCCCGAATCAGTTGAAATTGAGAGGGTTAACGAGGTAGCATCTGGAGATGGTGCTGAAGTTCATATTAGTGATGAAGACGTTATCAGTGCACTTCCTCTAGCAAGTTGGAAGCTGCCTAAAACCAAACCTGACCCCCCCTTGAAAAATGTTAACTGGAGGACCGAGTTCAAAAGACTGTCGGACGGACAGTCGGAGTTGAAGAGTGAGATTCAGATG CTCAACAAGGAGTTTGCATCGCTCAAGGACTGCATGACGGCATCctttgcaaatatttttaaagccATCGAGTCTCTGTCgaagaaacaaggagaaaagaCTGCTTACGAG ttTGAACAGCTTGATGAAGGAAATGACCCCCATGACAGACATGGCGATAGCGATTCTAGTGAGTTCAGTGCTAGTGAAGGGCAAGAGAATGGCAAGGACTCTATGGGTGACAAGGACAATAATGAGAAAGCGAATGAAG GTGCTATGGGTGATGTGGAGAAAGCGAATGAAG TTGCTATGGGTGATGTTGATAAAGCGAATGAAGGTGCTATGGGTGATGTTGAGAAAGCGAATGAAGTTGCTATGGGTGACAAGGAAAATAATGAGAAAGCGAATGAAGGTGCTATGGGTGATGTTGAGGAAGCGAATGAAGGTGCTAGGGATGATGTCGAGAAAGCGAATGAAGTTGCTATGGGTGATGTTGAGAAAGCGAATGAAGGTGCTATGGGTGATGTTGAGAAAGCGAATGAAGTTGCTATGGGTGACagggaaaataatgaaaaagcAAATGAAGGTGCTATGGGTGATGTTGAGGACGTGAATGAAGGTGCTAGGGATGATGTCGAGAAAGCGAATGACGTTGCTATGGGTGATGTTGAGAAAGCGAATGAAGGTACTATGGGTGATGTTGAGAAAACGAATGAAGTTGCTATGGGTGACAAGGAAAATAATGAGAAAGAGAATGAAGGTGCTATGGGTGATGTTGAGAAAGCGAATGAAGGTGCTAGGGATGATGTTGAGAAAGCGAATGGCGTTGCTATGGGTGATGTGGAGAAAGCGAATGAAG GTGCTATGGGTGACCAGGAAAATAATGAGAAAGCGAATGAAGGTGCTATGGGTGATGTTGAGAAAGCGAATGAAGGTGCTATGGGTGATGTCGAGAAAGCGAATGAAGGTGCTAGGCATGATGTTGAGAAAGCGAATGAAGGTGCTATGGGTGACATGAGCAATAATGAGAAAGCGAATGAAGGTGCTATGGGTGATGTTGAGAAAGCGAATGAAGGTGCTACCGGTGATGTTGAGGTGGGGGAGACACCTGGAGATCCTGTGGAGGAGGTCGAAAGGATGGACGTATCCAAGTCTCAGATTCTTCCAGATACATGTGAGGTGTCAGATCACATCACACCGGAACAGTTGACAAAACCAAGCCATCCCGAACCAGTTCCTGAAAACCAAGGTGACACCGGTGTTGAAGATTCTTCCAAGAGGTCGAGcaatattgttgataatgttgaTTATAGTTTGTTGACCGAGTTTGATAAGTGGGTTGGTGAAGGGATGAAGAAACAAAGCTAG
- the LOC132050561 gene encoding uncharacterized protein LOC132050561 isoform X20, which yields MENSPNSDDSKKVQISSDRRTRSQTLAVRKEPKKTLSLFLKKNKVYGKNHVKKSKKRKRLKNSSNLGVVVAKRRKVYDEEKEKSEDLEIGDFYVKPKKRYNPRVGAHTNVDIVNLLNEKLDAKQIQMFRETCFGHFLDLPHVVVQHQLIHHLLLKEVVEEEEDALWISIKDVSLRFGLVEFGLITGLKCTGDADKCYDSDGAGRLVDTYFSDFSELTRVPKQSLIDCFLKKRWKSDEDAVKIAVLYFIHTFLFSTVNRKQISRDEIELVESGAYETYPWGKVVFKATLESMKGKLQGKPSMYRLGGLPLAFQCWFYECCPYVNNKIAFRIDDKVPRILSWKVTKQPSFKELSRGIFNKRRDDQLKLRNISPTEFEKTTLGLPESVEIERVNEVASGDGAEVHISDEDVISALPLASWKLPKTKPDPPLKNVNWRTEFKRLSDGQSELKSEIQMLNKEFASLKDCMTASFANIFKAIESLSKKQGEKTAYEFEQLDEGNDPHDRHGDSDSSEFSASEGQENGKDSMGDKDNNEKANEGAMGDVEKANEGAMGDVEKANEVAMGDKENNEKANEGAMGDVEEANEGARDDVEKANEVAMGDVEKANEGAMGDVEKANEVAMGDRENNEKANEGAMGDVEDVNEGARDDVEKANDVAMGDVEKANEGTMGDVEKTNEVAMGDKENNEKENEGAMGDVEKANEGARDDVEKANGVAMGDVEKANEGAMGDQENNEKANEGAMGDVEKANEGAMGDVEKANEGARHDVEKANEGAMGDMSNNEKANEGAMGDVEKANEGATGDVEVGETPGDPVEEVERMDVSKSQILPDTCEVSDHITPEQLTKPSHPEPVPENQGDTGVEDSSKRSSNIVDNVDYSLLTEFDKWVGEGMKKQS from the exons ATGGAGAATTCACCTAATTCTGATGATTCAAAAAAAGTACAAATTTCAAGTGATAGAAGAACTCGATCTCAAACACTTGCTGTTCGAAAAGAACCCAAAAAAACCCTAAGtttgttcttgaaaaaaaacaaagtatatggaaaaaatcatgtgaaaaaaagtaaaaagaggAAAAGGTTAAAGAATAGTAGTaatttgggtgttgttgttgctaAAAGGAGAAAAGTTTATGatgaagagaaggagaaaagcGAAGATTTGGAG ATTGGCGATTTTTATGTTAAACCAAAGAAGCGTTACAACCCAAGGGTTGGGGCACACACTAATGTTGATATCGTTAACTTGTTAAATGAGAAGTTGGACGCTAAGCAGATTCAGATGTTCAGGGAAACCTGCTTCGGGCATTTTCTTGATTTGCCCCATGTAGTGGTTCAGCATCAGTTGATACACCACCTATTGCTGAAGGAGGTGGTTGAGGAGGAAGAGGATGCGTTGTGGATATCAATTAAAGATGTCAGTCTGCGTTTTGGGCTTGTTGAGTTTGGTCTTATCACCGGGTTAAAGTGTACTGGCGATGCTGATAAATGCTATGATTCCGATGGAGCAGGCCGGTTAGTTGATACGTACTTTTCTGACTTTTCGGAGCTTACCAGGGTACCTAAGCAATCCTTAATTGACTGCTTCCTTAAAAAGAGATGGAAATCTGATGAGGATGCAGTCAAGATTGCTGTCCTATATTTCATACACACATTTTTGTTCTCCACTGTGAATCGTAAACAGATCTCGAGGGATGAAATTGAGCTTGTTGAGAGCGGTGCGTATGAAACGTATCCTTGGGGGAAAGTTGTCTTTAAAGCCACGCTGGAGTCTATGAAGGGTAAGTTGCAGGGGAAGCCTTCGATGTACAGGCTTGGTGGATTACCATTGGCATTCCAGTGTTGGTTTTATGAGTGTTGCCCTTATGTTAATAATAAGATTGCTTTCCGAATTGATGACAAAGTGCCCCGCATACTTAGTTGGAAAGTTACAAAGCAGCCAAGTTTTAAGGAATTGTCGCGTGGGATTTTCAATAAGAGGCGGGATGATCAG ttgaAGCTGAGGAATATATCTCCAacagaatttgagaaaacaacACTTGGTTTGCCCGAATCAGTTGAAATTGAGAGGGTTAACGAGGTAGCATCTGGAGATGGTGCTGAAGTTCATATTAGTGATGAAGACGTTATCAGTGCACTTCCTCTAGCAAGTTGGAAGCTGCCTAAAACCAAACCTGACCCCCCCTTGAAAAATGTTAACTGGAGGACCGAGTTCAAAAGACTGTCGGACGGACAGTCGGAGTTGAAGAGTGAGATTCAGATG CTCAACAAGGAGTTTGCATCGCTCAAGGACTGCATGACGGCATCctttgcaaatatttttaaagccATCGAGTCTCTGTCgaagaaacaaggagaaaagaCTGCTTACGAG ttTGAACAGCTTGATGAAGGAAATGACCCCCATGACAGACATGGCGATAGCGATTCTAGTGAGTTCAGTGCTAGTGAAGGGCAAGAGAATGGCAAGGACTCTATGGGTGACAAGGACAATAATGAGAAAGCGAATGAAG GTGCTATGGGTGATGTGGAGAAAGCGAATGAAG GTGCTATGGGTGATGTTGAGAAAGCGAATGAAGTTGCTATGGGTGACAAGGAAAATAATGAGAAAGCGAATGAAGGTGCTATGGGTGATGTTGAGGAAGCGAATGAAGGTGCTAGGGATGATGTCGAGAAAGCGAATGAAGTTGCTATGGGTGATGTTGAGAAAGCGAATGAAGGTGCTATGGGTGATGTTGAGAAAGCGAATGAAGTTGCTATGGGTGACagggaaaataatgaaaaagcAAATGAAGGTGCTATGGGTGATGTTGAGGACGTGAATGAAGGTGCTAGGGATGATGTCGAGAAAGCGAATGACGTTGCTATGGGTGATGTTGAGAAAGCGAATGAAGGTACTATGGGTGATGTTGAGAAAACGAATGAAGTTGCTATGGGTGACAAGGAAAATAATGAGAAAGAGAATGAAGGTGCTATGGGTGATGTTGAGAAAGCGAATGAAGGTGCTAGGGATGATGTTGAGAAAGCGAATGGCGTTGCTATGGGTGATGTGGAGAAAGCGAATGAAG GTGCTATGGGTGACCAGGAAAATAATGAGAAAGCGAATGAAGGTGCTATGGGTGATGTTGAGAAAGCGAATGAAGGTGCTATGGGTGATGTCGAGAAAGCGAATGAAGGTGCTAGGCATGATGTTGAGAAAGCGAATGAAGGTGCTATGGGTGACATGAGCAATAATGAGAAAGCGAATGAAGGTGCTATGGGTGATGTTGAGAAAGCGAATGAAGGTGCTACCGGTGATGTTGAGGTGGGGGAGACACCTGGAGATCCTGTGGAGGAGGTCGAAAGGATGGACGTATCCAAGTCTCAGATTCTTCCAGATACATGTGAGGTGTCAGATCACATCACACCGGAACAGTTGACAAAACCAAGCCATCCCGAACCAGTTCCTGAAAACCAAGGTGACACCGGTGTTGAAGATTCTTCCAAGAGGTCGAGcaatattgttgataatgttgaTTATAGTTTGTTGACCGAGTTTGATAAGTGGGTTGGTGAAGGGATGAAGAAACAAAGCTAG
- the LOC132050561 gene encoding uncharacterized protein LOC132050561 isoform X21, with the protein MENSPNSDDSKKVQISSDRRTRSQTLAVRKEPKKTLSLFLKKNKVYGKNHVKKSKKRKRLKNSSNLGVVVAKRRKVYDEEKEKSEDLEIGDFYVKPKKRYNPRVGAHTNVDIVNLLNEKLDAKQIQMFRETCFGHFLDLPHVVVQHQLIHHLLLKEVVEEEEDALWISIKDVSLRFGLVEFGLITGLKCTGDADKCYDSDGAGRLVDTYFSDFSELTRVPKQSLIDCFLKKRWKSDEDAVKIAVLYFIHTFLFSTVNRKQISRDEIELVESGAYETYPWGKVVFKATLESMKGKLQGKPSMYRLGGLPLAFQCWFYECCPYVNNKIAFRIDDKVPRILSWKVTKQPSFKELSRGIFNKRRDDQLKLRNISPTEFEKTTLGLPESVEIERVNEVASGDGAEVHISDEDVISALPLASWKLPKTKPDPPLKNVNWRTEFKRLSDGQSELKSEIQMLNKEFASLKDCMTASFANIFKAIESLSKKQGEKTAYEFEQLDEGNDPHDRHGDSDSSEFSASEGQENGKDSMGDKDNNEKANEGAMGDVEKANEGAMGDVDKANEVAMGDVDKANEDKANEVAMGDVDKANEGAMGDVEKANEVAMGDKENNEKANEGAMGDVEEANEGARDDVEKANEVAMGDVEKANEGAMGDVEKANEVAMGDRENNEKANEGAMGDVEDVNEGARDDVEKANDVAMGDVEKANEGTMGDVEKTNEVAMGDKENNEKENEGAMGDVEKANEGAMGDQENNEKANEGAMGDVEKANEGAMGDMSNNEKANEGAMGDVEKANEGATGDVEVGETPGDPVEEVERMDVSKSQILPDTCEVSDHITPEQLTKPSHPEPVPENQGDTGVEDSSKRSSNIVDNVDYSLLTEFDKWVGEGMKKQS; encoded by the exons ATGGAGAATTCACCTAATTCTGATGATTCAAAAAAAGTACAAATTTCAAGTGATAGAAGAACTCGATCTCAAACACTTGCTGTTCGAAAAGAACCCAAAAAAACCCTAAGtttgttcttgaaaaaaaacaaagtatatggaaaaaatcatgtgaaaaaaagtaaaaagaggAAAAGGTTAAAGAATAGTAGTaatttgggtgttgttgttgctaAAAGGAGAAAAGTTTATGatgaagagaaggagaaaagcGAAGATTTGGAG ATTGGCGATTTTTATGTTAAACCAAAGAAGCGTTACAACCCAAGGGTTGGGGCACACACTAATGTTGATATCGTTAACTTGTTAAATGAGAAGTTGGACGCTAAGCAGATTCAGATGTTCAGGGAAACCTGCTTCGGGCATTTTCTTGATTTGCCCCATGTAGTGGTTCAGCATCAGTTGATACACCACCTATTGCTGAAGGAGGTGGTTGAGGAGGAAGAGGATGCGTTGTGGATATCAATTAAAGATGTCAGTCTGCGTTTTGGGCTTGTTGAGTTTGGTCTTATCACCGGGTTAAAGTGTACTGGCGATGCTGATAAATGCTATGATTCCGATGGAGCAGGCCGGTTAGTTGATACGTACTTTTCTGACTTTTCGGAGCTTACCAGGGTACCTAAGCAATCCTTAATTGACTGCTTCCTTAAAAAGAGATGGAAATCTGATGAGGATGCAGTCAAGATTGCTGTCCTATATTTCATACACACATTTTTGTTCTCCACTGTGAATCGTAAACAGATCTCGAGGGATGAAATTGAGCTTGTTGAGAGCGGTGCGTATGAAACGTATCCTTGGGGGAAAGTTGTCTTTAAAGCCACGCTGGAGTCTATGAAGGGTAAGTTGCAGGGGAAGCCTTCGATGTACAGGCTTGGTGGATTACCATTGGCATTCCAGTGTTGGTTTTATGAGTGTTGCCCTTATGTTAATAATAAGATTGCTTTCCGAATTGATGACAAAGTGCCCCGCATACTTAGTTGGAAAGTTACAAAGCAGCCAAGTTTTAAGGAATTGTCGCGTGGGATTTTCAATAAGAGGCGGGATGATCAG ttgaAGCTGAGGAATATATCTCCAacagaatttgagaaaacaacACTTGGTTTGCCCGAATCAGTTGAAATTGAGAGGGTTAACGAGGTAGCATCTGGAGATGGTGCTGAAGTTCATATTAGTGATGAAGACGTTATCAGTGCACTTCCTCTAGCAAGTTGGAAGCTGCCTAAAACCAAACCTGACCCCCCCTTGAAAAATGTTAACTGGAGGACCGAGTTCAAAAGACTGTCGGACGGACAGTCGGAGTTGAAGAGTGAGATTCAGATG CTCAACAAGGAGTTTGCATCGCTCAAGGACTGCATGACGGCATCctttgcaaatatttttaaagccATCGAGTCTCTGTCgaagaaacaaggagaaaagaCTGCTTACGAG ttTGAACAGCTTGATGAAGGAAATGACCCCCATGACAGACATGGCGATAGCGATTCTAGTGAGTTCAGTGCTAGTGAAGGGCAAGAGAATGGCAAGGACTCTATGGGTGACAAGGACAATAATGAGAAAGCGAATGAAG GTGCTATGGGTGATGTGGAGAAAGCGAATGAAGGTGCTATGGGTGATGTTGATAAAGCGAATGAAGTTGCTATGGGTGATGTTGATAAAGCGAATGAAGATAAAGCGAATGAAGTTGCTATGGGTGATGTTGATAAAGCGAATGAAGGTGCTATGGGTGATGTTGAGAAAGCGAATGAAGTTGCTATGGGTGACAAGGAAAATAATGAGAAAGCGAATGAAGGTGCTATGGGTGATGTTGAGGAAGCGAATGAAGGTGCTAGGGATGATGTCGAGAAAGCGAATGAAGTTGCTATGGGTGATGTTGAGAAAGCGAATGAAGGTGCTATGGGTGATGTTGAGAAAGCGAATGAAGTTGCTATGGGTGACagggaaaataatgaaaaagcAAATGAAGGTGCTATGGGTGATGTTGAGGACGTGAATGAAGGTGCTAGGGATGATGTCGAGAAAGCGAATGACGTTGCTATGGGTGATGTTGAGAAAGCGAATGAAGGTACTATGGGTGATGTTGAGAAAACGAATGAAGTTGCTATGGGTGACAAGGAAAATAATGAGAAAGAGAATGAAGGTGCTATGGGTGATGTTGAGAAAGCGAATGAAG GTGCTATGGGTGACCAGGAAAATAATGAGAAAGCGAATGAAGGTGCTATGGGTGATGTTGAGAAAGCGAATGAAG GTGCTATGGGTGACATGAGCAATAATGAGAAAGCGAATGAAGGTGCTATGGGTGATGTTGAGAAAGCGAATGAAGGTGCTACCGGTGATGTTGAGGTGGGGGAGACACCTGGAGATCCTGTGGAGGAGGTCGAAAGGATGGACGTATCCAAGTCTCAGATTCTTCCAGATACATGTGAGGTGTCAGATCACATCACACCGGAACAGTTGACAAAACCAAGCCATCCCGAACCAGTTCCTGAAAACCAAGGTGACACCGGTGTTGAAGATTCTTCCAAGAGGTCGAGcaatattgttgataatgttgaTTATAGTTTGTTGACCGAGTTTGATAAGTGGGTTGGTGAAGGGATGAAGAAACAAAGCTAG